A window of the Alnus glutinosa chromosome 4, dhAlnGlut1.1, whole genome shotgun sequence genome harbors these coding sequences:
- the LOC133866392 gene encoding protein CHAPERONE-LIKE PROTEIN OF POR1, chloroplastic — protein sequence MASLLLSDATSFSTPLFPGKPFFCGNAKNRKMCGVTFRSLKCALDTPYGGNVQKFPRLRVWDPYKRLGVSHDASEEEIWGSRNFLLQQYTGHEKSEESIEAAFEKILMASFQHRKKTKINLKSKLKKKVEESPPWVKNLLDFVELPPTDVIFRRLFLFAFMGGWSIMNSAEGGPAFQVAVSMAACIYFLNEKTKSLARASIIGLGALVSGWICGSLLVPNIPAMLLQPTWTLELLTSLVVYFFFFLACTFLK from the exons ATGGCTTCCCTCTTGCTCTCCGACGCTACTTCTTTCTCCACTCCCTTATTTCCTGGAAAACC TTTCTTCTGTGGAAATGCGAAGAACCGGAAAATGTGTGGCGTTACTTTTAGAAGCCTTAAATGTGCTCTGGATACGCCGTATGGAG GTAATGTCCAAAAATTTCCTCGATTAAGAGTGTGGGATCCTTATAAACGCCTTGGTGTTAGCCACGATGCCTCTGAGGAAGAAATTTGGGGATCACGCAATTTTCTATTGCAACAATATACTGGCCATGAGAAAAGTGAGGAATCAATAGAAGCTGCATTTGAGAAAATACTGATGGCTAGCTTCCAACataggaagaaaacaaaaattaatttgaaaagcaaGTTGAAGAAGAAAGTGGAAGAATCTCCACCTTGGGTTAAGAACTTGCTCGATTTTGTGGAACTTCCCCCAACTGATGTTATTTTTAGAAGATTGTTCCTCTTTGCGTTTATGGGTGGCTGGAGTATCATGAATTCTGCTGAAGGTGGACCTGCTTTTCAG GTTGCAGTTTCTATGGCAGCTTGCATATATTTCCTCAATGAGAAAACAAAGAGCTTGGCCAGGGCCTCCATTATCGG ACTTGGTGCTCTTGTGAGTGGCTGGATATGTGGTTCTCTCCTGGTCCCCAATATTCCAGCAATGCTATTACAACCAACTTGGACGCTAGAACTCCTAACATCACTAGTTgtatatttcttcttctttcttgctTGTACTTTTCTCAAGTAA